ATTTTATAATTGACAATGTATTTTGAGTACCTTGTGTTTTAGCACTCAATTTTTTGTTTTCACTTTTAAAGAAATAAGAATCATTTCCTTCTTGTATGTATTCTCTTTGGCTATTGTTAAACTGAATATTGTCTATAGTTGTAGAGGCGGCATCATCTCCATTTATAAAAAAACCTTGTCCGATTGCTATAAAAGCCTTTGGCTCTGTATAAGAACCAGTACCCAAAGTAGGTGTGCCATTATCGCTAGTATTATTGCTAGATACACTGGTTGCAGCAACTCCACCAGATAGGTTTCTAACTCCATATCCTCCTATGTATCCTCCGTAATTATGTCCTTCAGATCCATCACTAGAAGCTTTTTCTCCTCCATGTTCCCAGAAATATAAGCTTCCGTTAGTAGTATCTAAATTATCTTGAATAAACTTTTTAGCACTTATTGCAGATGCATATGGATTTCCTACTAAATAAAAATCTCCCGCACTAATAGTTGTTGTTAATGTTCCGTCTTTTGGTGTGCCTACAAAAGTATAATTTTGTCCTTTTGTATTCTGATTTAAACTTCCTGGTCCTTTAAGTAGAAACCCATCTGTTTGTGCAATGATTCCTCCTTTAAACTTCTGTAACCAATTAGATTTTCCGTCTGCAGAGGCTGCGTACGTATAAATCCAGTATTCTGCAATTTCTATGGGAGATTTTGTATAATCACCATCATAACCTGTTACAAAAGTAATTTCTTTAGCTATGTTAGTGCTTCCATTACCAATAGTAGAGGTTGCGTCTAATGGTTTTGTACCATCTTTTAAAACACTAGCAACCGTAAAATTTGTTTTACCAATTGTATTTACAGGAGAGCCTAAATAGTTATACCTGTATTTACTTGGTACGGTAGCGTATTGGTCTACTAATAATTTACCAGCACCGGTTACTTTAGATGTTGATGTATGCGTTTGTATTAATTGCGCTTTGTTGGTGTTGTCAGAACTTATCAATCTAATTTCATCGGTCGAATTTGTAATTTTAACCTCATTAGTAACTACTAGTAAATTATCTGTAATACTAAATATACTGTTTCTAACTTCTAGTTTTCTTGCACTTATTTTATCAGAAGTACTAAAGTTTTTAAAAATTTGGACATTTCTAGATCTGTCAGGATATCCGCTAGACCAAGCAGTATTTGATCTTCTAGTACGTCCAAAGTTATGCAAACCAGGTCGTATATTGGCGTCATCATTTGCATTAACAATTTCTGATAAAAGTGGTGCATGTGCATGACGCTCTATGGTATTATCATTTGCTGCATCTGAATAAGTAACAATAGTATCATCTATAAAAGCAACCCATTCTGTAGCGTCATAGGCTGTATTTGGTACTAAAGTTTCATCTATACGAACATAACTTGTATTGTCTGCAATTGCACTTACAACATCTACTTTTCCGTTCCAAGCATTGATTTCTGTACCTTTGGTTAGTACTAATACATCATCTGCATTTTCAAAATCTACTACGTTTGCATCGGTAATCGGCGTAACGTTAGCATTAGTTAATGAAGTATTAGTAAGATTATTAGTAATTAAAATAGAAGTACCTGGTTGAATAGCTGTTGTATTGGCAAAAATTACAGGAGATGTTGCTGTTGTTGGGTCAGATTCGTCTTTAAATAATGCTAATGTTGCTGCGTTTATACCAACAATATTTGTTGGGTCTATGTTTGTAATTTCTACCCAATGTTCTGTGTCTGTAGTATATATTTGTGTTATCATTGGTGTACCACATGCTTTTAATGCCGTATCTAAAGCATAATTAGTGTATGTTGATGTGTAATTTATGGCTGATGCATCTGTGTCTACATCTTCTAAGCTATTTGCTAATCCATTGGCACCAACTAGGTCTTGTGTAATATCTATAACTGCATTTGCTATATTGGTTATTATGGTTGTTATATTATCTGTATCTAAATTACTTACAGGCGCTTCTTTAAATGTAGTTGGCACATTTGCTTCTATTGCATCTGGGCAACCATCTCCATCAGAATCTAAATCTAAATGGTTTGGTATACCATCATTATCTGTATCAATATTTCCTTCTTCCGTATCTAAAATACCATCATTATCATCATCAATATCATAGATGTCTGCAACGCCATCTCCATCATAATCTCTTAAGAGATTAAAAGAAACAGAAGGTGAGTCTGTGGTAGTATTGCTGTCTGTTTGGTCTTGTGTATTTGTAGCTGTGTTTACTTTAGCAGAAGTAGCGTTAATTCCTGTCATTGCATCTGCTTTTGCAACAATTGTAATAGTTTCTACTTGCCCACTTATAAGGTCTCCTACTGTCCAATTAGGAGCTGTCCAAGAACCTATACTTGTACTTGCGCTAATAATTGTTAAACCATTAGGAACCACATCTGAGATGTTAAGATTTGTAACTGTATTTAAACTTTTACTTTCTACTGTAATTTTAAAAGTAATGTTTTCTCCTTCCATAACTTCGGTTTTGTCAGCAGTTTTATTTACAATAATATCTGGGTTACAATAGTAAGCAGAAATTGGTTGAGAATCATACGTACAGCCTCCTTTTGTAACACGTACAAAATAATCTCCAGATGTTGTAGGGGTATAGGTATGGTCGGTTTCGCCTATAATTAAAAGACCATTATCATACCATTGGTAAGATTCAAAATTTTTAGAAACGACTTCAATAGTACCGCCAGGTAAACAACCTCCACCTGTAACAGCTAATTCTGTAACAGGTACAGTGTCAAACCCAGAAAAATACCCTGCAATACCTCTATTTTCCTCAAAACCTAAAAACCCAACAGCTATGGGGCCTGTAGATTTTACAGACACATCTCCTGTAAGTCCGGTAATATAAAATGTTTTCCATTCGGTAGTGCCTGAAACAGTTTCTTCTGTAGGTAAAATAACCGCTCCATTACTATCGGCAACATCAATATCAGCGTTTGCTGTTGTAGTTGATGCGATAATAAATAAACCTCCAACTCTACCTACAGGATTAAGCCCAGGAATATCTTCTATAGCGGAGATGTGGTCCATGGTGTCTGGTAATAAGCAGTTTACTGGGGCTACGAAATTTAAACTTACTGTTTTATCAGATTTGTTGCTGGATCCGGCAAGAACTTGATAGGCATAAACGTTTTTTGTAGTGGCTATGTGCATGTTTTTTCCAATAGTGGCACCAGAATATTTAGAGGAAGGTACTTTTGTATACTCTCCGACACCAATTGTATCAAAAGGAACTGTCTCATCATTTACATAAATTTCTGTGTTTTCTTGTGTTCCTATGATGATCACAAATTCACTTTTATCTACTTCCGTTCCGTTACCACGAACAAAAATATATTCTTTACCTAATTTATCTTCTGGTACAGGTTGGTCTGCTCCAGCGTCTTTAGAGACTTTATCAGTATCTACCCCAAAATTTAACATTCCGTTACTGATGGCTATGTCTTTATTAGAGACAATAGATGCGCCAATCCATCCGTCTTTATTAGCCGCGGGTGTTGGTAGTGTAAAGTCTGTAACAGCTTCAAGTACATAAGACTGTCCTTTGTTTAGGTTAATCGTTATAGTACTAGAACTAATGCCGTCTACTGCAGTTGGAGATCTAAATCTACATGTTGGATCATAACCACTTATTGTTACGGTAGTGCCGTCTTCCGTAGCCATGATACCTAATGTAGCACTAATATCCGTAGATTTATTTTTTGTAGTATTTTTTCCTTCAACAGGAGCTCCTCCCCATTTAAATTTCTTACCTAAAGCGGCTCTACCTTTAGAGGTTATTGATGCTGCTTGTTCCGAAGAACTCCCTCTATAGTTCACGTAAAATTTTTCTTTATTATCAGATTCAAATCTCAAACCACTATTAGATAGTGCAATACCTGTATTGGAATTGGTTACTAGAGTTATTTCGTTATCACCGTCAGCTAATGAGTAAGTTGCTGAATTTGTTTTTGATATTGATAAAGTGGCAAGTGCTGTAGTACTAGTACCTCTAAATATATTTACATTAAAACTAGAAGTTTCTGGAGTAGATAAATAGATGGTTTGTTGTTCAATTGCTTGATTATTAACTGCTTGTTTTAGAGGAGGGAGGTAGTGTAAGTCACTTAATTGGCTATAACCAACTTGTGTTAAGGTTAATAAAATAATACTGAGAACTATTTTATATAAATTTTTTCTCATTTTGGGGGATGTTGAGTATTTTATATTATAAAATGCTAATGTAATAATAAAATGAGTTGTTGTAAAACAAAGGTATCAGTACTTTAGAATATTAATAATTGATTTTATATGGTAAATAGGCTGTTAGTTGCTTCTTCTATATTTTAAAAGAGCTTTAGAAGATGATAACTATATTGCTTTTTTAGATATCAATCCAAATGATAAATCATTAAAAAAGAAGTTGCATGTAAAAGAGTTTGTACGAGTGTTATGGGTTTAGAAGTACTATATGTACACATATATTTAGTGCCTACAAATACAATGGAAGATATTCAATTTATTAAAAAAGTAAAATTTATAAATGATGGGTTTGTGGTATTAGTAGTAAGTAGTTCTAATCAATTTGAATAAGAGAAAACCATGGATTAAATTTGGTTTTTTGTATGTTTATTGGGATGGATTTTTTTTGGCCATTAATTGACGGAGAAGAGATTACCTTAAAAATAACACTTCTAAAGTTTAATTTTTGGATATAGTTTTATTAATTTTAGGAATAAAAAAATAACCACGTTCTAAAAATAAAAACGTGGTTACCTTATAAGTGCTTTAAAATTAAATTATTCTAATATAACTTTTTTAGAAACGATTCCTTTTTCTGTTGCTATGTTTACAATATAAACGGTTTTAGAAAGGTTTTTAATTTTTAATCTACTTTCTGCTGTAGCTGTTTCAAAGTCAGTCCATTTGTTTACTTGTTGACCTGTAAGGTTAAATAATTTTACATTTTCTATTTGTAAATTACTGTTATTGTTAATAACCAACTCTTGTGTATTATTATCTAAATAAACAGAGATGTTTGTGTCTAAAATTACAGAATCTTTAGTATCTAGAGTTGCTTCTATTTCTGGTTTAATATTTTTAAATCCTAAATAAAACCTTTCTGAATAGGTTCCTTTTACTAAAGTTAAAGCAATTTTTGCGTTGTTTAATAAATAAGAGGTTTCTGTTACTCTATCTATTAAATAGATGTTTCTGTCAATTGCATTCCACTCATCAATACCAATAGTAATTGTACCTGTGTTTTTTAAAGTAATTTCTAAAGGAATTTCTAGGTCTTCGGTAATACTTTGCACACCTGTAATTGCATATTTATTGTCATTACTTGGAAATTTCCAGTAGATATCGGTTGTTCCAGCATCATAAATTGGTGCATCGTATCCTGTTTCAAATTCAAATGAATTTCCGTTTTTAAATGAAATACCTATTTGTCTATGCAGGCTTAATTCATTATTGTTTTTATAATCCATACCTAGTTTAATAATAGGTAATGTGTTTGTAAAGTCGGTTGTTTTTGCTTTTTTATTACTGCTTTTAAAGAAAACGGATTCTGCTCCTTCAGTAATATATTCTCTTTGGCTATTATTAAAGTTAATCGTTCCGCCATTTTCATTAGCTGTAACAAAAAAACCTTGTCCGATAGGTATATACGCACCTGGAATTTTGTAGTCTCCGTTACCTAATGAAGGTGCTGCATCATTTGCGCCATCTCCGGTTAAAGTAATTTCGTTAATATAGATTTTTATCTTTGAAGTTTCATCAGGATAAATAAATTCTATTTCATCAGAAACTTTTATATCTGTTACAATAAAAACATTTGCATAGTTACCAGGTACAGTGTTAAGGTAAGTAGGATGATCTACCCCGTTTATTTTAATATTTAAAAA
The nucleotide sequence above comes from Polaribacter butkevichii. Encoded proteins:
- a CDS encoding T9SS type A sorting domain-containing protein produces the protein MRKNLYKIVLSIILLTLTQVGYSQLSDLHYLPPLKQAVNNQAIEQQTIYLSTPETSSFNVNIFRGTSTTALATLSISKTNSATYSLADGDNEITLVTNSNTGIALSNSGLRFESDNKEKFYVNYRGSSSEQAASITSKGRAALGKKFKWGGAPVEGKNTTKNKSTDISATLGIMATEDGTTVTISGYDPTCRFRSPTAVDGISSSTITINLNKGQSYVLEAVTDFTLPTPAANKDGWIGASIVSNKDIAISNGMLNFGVDTDKVSKDAGADQPVPEDKLGKEYIFVRGNGTEVDKSEFVIIIGTQENTEIYVNDETVPFDTIGVGEYTKVPSSKYSGATIGKNMHIATTKNVYAYQVLAGSSNKSDKTVSLNFVAPVNCLLPDTMDHISAIEDIPGLNPVGRVGGLFIIASTTTANADIDVADSNGAVILPTEETVSGTTEWKTFYITGLTGDVSVKSTGPIAVGFLGFEENRGIAGYFSGFDTVPVTELAVTGGGCLPGGTIEVVSKNFESYQWYDNGLLIIGETDHTYTPTTSGDYFVRVTKGGCTYDSQPISAYYCNPDIIVNKTADKTEVMEGENITFKITVESKSLNTVTNLNISDVVPNGLTIISASTSIGSWTAPNWTVGDLISGQVETITIVAKADAMTGINATSAKVNTATNTQDQTDSNTTTDSPSVSFNLLRDYDGDGVADIYDIDDDNDGILDTEEGNIDTDNDGIPNHLDLDSDGDGCPDAIEANVPTTFKEAPVSNLDTDNITTIITNIANAVIDITQDLVGANGLANSLEDVDTDASAINYTSTYTNYALDTALKACGTPMITQIYTTDTEHWVEITNIDPTNIVGINAATLALFKDESDPTTATSPVIFANTTAIQPGTSILITNNLTNTSLTNANVTPITDANVVDFENADDVLVLTKGTEINAWNGKVDVVSAIADNTSYVRIDETLVPNTAYDATEWVAFIDDTIVTYSDAANDNTIERHAHAPLLSEIVNANDDANIRPGLHNFGRTRRSNTAWSSGYPDRSRNVQIFKNFSTSDKISARKLEVRNSIFSITDNLLVVTNEVKITNSTDEIRLISSDNTNKAQLIQTHTSTSKVTGAGKLLVDQYATVPSKYRYNYLGSPVNTIGKTNFTVASVLKDGTKPLDATSTIGNGSTNIAKEITFVTGYDGDYTKSPIEIAEYWIYTYAASADGKSNWLQKFKGGIIAQTDGFLLKGPGSLNQNTKGQNYTFVGTPKDGTLTTTISAGDFYLVGNPYASAISAKKFIQDNLDTTNGSLYFWEHGGEKASSDGSEGHNYGGYIGGYGVRNLSGGVAATSVSSNNTSDNGTPTLGTGSYTEPKAFIAIGQGFFINGDDAASTTIDNIQFNNSQREYIQEGNDSYFFKSENKKLSAKTQGTQNTLSIIKLGMNYINDDNLPLHRQLLISFKNNNSFDFDRGYDTEIYDVGTTDIYWKFPNNDKKYVITGVQSISDELEIPLELIISKDGQVTIGLDEWNAIESDVYLKDKLTNTSYALNSKTIDLTLAKGTYTDRFVLAFSKTTTLSVDDTLLENKVTAYVDNNAKEIIINNNSNLELKKVALFNLLGQKIVEWNNIKTESRLKINNLSKAIYIVNIATEKGMVSKKIILE